A stretch of the Nematostella vectensis chromosome 1, jaNemVect1.1, whole genome shotgun sequence genome encodes the following:
- the LOC5516346 gene encoding synaptophysin produces MPTLNSKPNFNIFKEPRGFIKVIELFIAIFAFATTVGYRGNYGYNALCTDKTNKTVTQHVSVDFSYTFDEARVYVDQPNGFKCVNVSQYTQPLNYKSESEYFVFVGTTCFLYAIGAALYYTFFEDQVKDSTSTDIGICSLPVVDFAVSVLYVIFWFTASIAWAAGLSGLKDATQVGVNVALSTNCRTPNVCNNLTGATFAALNVSVLLGFLNCVVWAFNLWFLFKETPWHSPRRAANSMAGPDAEAVTQETPPASAI; encoded by the exons ATGCCTACCCTAAACAGTAAACCCAACTTCAACATATTCAAGGAACCAAGAGGCTTTATCAAGGTCATCGAACTG TTTATTGCCATCTTTGCCTTTGCAACAACAGTTGGTTACCGTGGGAACTATGGATACAATGCACTTTGTACTGATAAGACCAATAAGACTGTCACTCAGCATGTCAGTGTTGATTTCTCCTACACATTTGATGAGGCAAGGGTTTATGTGGACCAGCCTAATGGGTTCAAGTGTGTGAATGTGTCACAATATACACAGCCACTCAACTATAAGTCTGAATCAGAGTATTTTGTGTTTGTTGGTACAACATGTTTCCTCTATGCCATTGGGGCGGCTCTCTATTACACGTTTTTTGAAGACCAAGTCAAGGATTCTACATCAACAGACATTGGAATATGTTCTCTGCCTGTTGTG GACTTTGCAGTGAGTGTGTTGTACGTCATTTTCTGGTTCACTGCATCAATAGCCTGGGCTGCAGGCTTGTCAGGCTTGAAGGATGCCACTCAAGTTGGGGTTAATGTTGCGCTCTCTACTAATTGTAGGACACCCAATGTTTGCAATAACCTGACTGGTGCTACATTTGCTGCTCTCAATGTGTCTGTG CTGCTGGGATTCCTGAACTGTGTTGTGTGGGCCTTCAACCTGTGGTTCCTGTTCAAGGAGACTCCCTGGCACAGCCCTCGCCGTGCGGCTAACAGCATGGCTGGACCAGATGCAGAAGCTGTTACCCAGGAGACACCCCCTGCCTCTGCTATATAA
- the LOC5516345 gene encoding 60S ribosomal protein L18a, which yields MKVQGELKEFQVIGRLMPNKKLTVPPLYKMRIFAPDDVVARSKFWYFISQLKRMKKSQGEIVSCQQIYEKKPLQIKNFGIWLRYDSRSGTHNMYREYRDLTVSGAVTACYRDMAARHRARGYSIQIMKVEVIPASKARRPHVKQMHNSKIKFPFPHRIMKSQFKSKFVAKRPNTMY from the exons ATGAAGGTGCAAGGCGAG CTGAAGGAATTTCAGGTTATTGGGCGCCTTATGCCCAACAAGAAGCTCACCGTCCCACCACTGTACAAGATGCGTATCTTCGCCCCTGATGATGTTGTCGCCAGATCCAAATTCTGGTACTTCATCTCTCAGCTCAAGAGAATGAAGAAGTCTCAGGGAGAGATTGTCTCTTGTCAACAG ATCTATGAGAAGAAACCTCTTCAGATCAAGAACTTTGGTATCTGGCTGAGGTATGACTCTCGCAGTGGCACCCACAACATGTACAGGGAGTACCGTGACCTGACCGTGTCTGGAGCCGTTACTGCTTGCT ACCGTGACATGGCGGCAAGGCACCGTGCCCGAGGCTACTCCATCCAGATCATGAAGGTGGAAGTAATCCCAGCCAGCAAGGCCAGGCGTCCTCATGTCAAACAGATGCAT AATAGCAAAATCAAATTCCCCTTCCCTCACCGCATCATGAAGTCGCAATTCAAGTCAAAGTTTGTTGCTAAGCGACCAAACACCATGTACTAA
- the LOC5516380 gene encoding TLC domain-containing protein 4-B → MEVTTPLSSSNTFFIEVSGLSFIIFVLIGIFAAPIISTKYIKAYSGFTRTQQADWHTRVGSNVHAVIVTLIAIYCLIFDGETTSNPVWSQAVLVRSGIAITFGYITADLILIILSYRLIGDFFTLIHHLMAMLAYFFVVVYGVLPYFANFRQLAELSTVFVNQRWFYTAAKEPYVSRRFLANAWSMVISFFLCRLAAMPYYYYKCSQVWDTPERMRLGPLVTCFWLGTCVILDIINVFWMVKMIRGGYKVLNSVHKKRSS, encoded by the exons ATGGAAG TGACCACGCCACTCTCAAGCAGTAATACCTTTTTTATTGAAGTTTCTGGTCTAAGCTTCATCATTTTTGTATTAATTGGAATTTTTGCTGCTCCTATAATCTCGACTAAATACATCAAGGCATACAGTGGCTTCACAAGAACACAACAAGCAGATTGGCACACAAG agTTGGCTCAAATGTCCATGCTGTAATTGTCACTTTGATTGCAATATACTGTTTGATATTTGATGGAGAGACAACTAGTAACCCAGTATG GAGTCAAGCTGTGTTGGTTAGGTCTGGAATAGCTATAACGTTTGGCTACATAACTgctg ACCTCATCCTGATCATCCTGAGCTACAGATTAATAGGGGACTTCTTCACTCTCATCCACCACCTTATGGCTATGCTGGCCTATTTCTTTGTGGTT GTCTATGGAGTCCTACCATATTTTGCTAATTTTCGACAACTGGCTGAACTATCTACAGTTTTTGTTAATCAAAG GTGGTTCTACACCGCTGCTAAGGAGCCCTACGTCTCTCGTCGCTTCCTGGCCAATGCATGGTCCATGGTCATCTCATTCTTCTTGTGCCGCTTAGCTGCCATGCCGTACTATTACTATAAGTGCAGCCAGGTTTGGGACACGCCCGAACGCATGCGCCTGGGCCCTTTGGTCACGTGCTTTTGGCTGGGGACGTGTGTCATATTGGATATTATTAACGTTTTTTGGATGGTTAAAATGATCAGGGGTGGCTATAAGGTACTCAATAGTGTCCACAAGAAGAGGTCATCCTAG